A region of Piscinibacter gummiphilus DNA encodes the following proteins:
- a CDS encoding B12-binding domain-containing radical SAM protein, whose translation MRILSVIPPMTQLNTPYPSTAYLTGFLRSRGFDAVQEDLALALVLALFSQDGLRAVREHIRAMPEEKRSANANAFDDRFDRYLATIDPVLAFLQGRDSTLAHRICGRAFLPEGSRFASLEVYVDDDGGDPLAWAFGALGLQDRARHLATLYLNDLADVLRDAVDPRFEFVRYAESLAQSQPTFDPLAEALAAPLNLVDRTLHDLTLDAVRRHQPRLVLVSVPFPGAVYAAFRIAQAIKAVDPTIVTALGGGFVNTELRELSDPRVFDHFDFVTLDAGERPLLALLDHLAGKRSAQRLVRTFHRPAGQDAVKFSDMGEPDVAFAEVGTPTWDGLPLDRYLSLLDMLNPMHRLWSDGRWNKLTVAHGCYWKKCSFCDVSLDYISRYDGASAETLVDRIEAIVAETGQTGFHFVDEAAPPKALKALAAEIQKRGTSISWWGNIRFEKTFSPELCLQLADSGCIAISGGLEVASDRLLNLMKKGVSVEQVARVTRAFSDAGILVHAYLMYGFPTQTVQDTVDALEYVRQLFENGCIQSGFFHRFACTVHSPVGQDPAAYGVTLEPLPPVSFAKNDVGFHDPTGVDHDQLGFALKKALYNYMHGIGLEEDVRSWFTQHVPKTTVNRHRIARALATRG comes from the coding sequence ATGCGCATCCTGTCCGTCATCCCCCCGATGACGCAGCTCAACACCCCGTACCCGTCCACCGCCTACCTCACCGGGTTCCTGCGGTCGCGCGGGTTCGACGCCGTGCAGGAAGACCTGGCGCTCGCCCTCGTGCTGGCGCTGTTCTCCCAGGACGGGCTGCGCGCCGTGCGCGAGCACATCCGCGCGATGCCGGAGGAAAAGCGCAGCGCGAACGCCAACGCGTTCGACGACCGCTTCGACCGCTACCTCGCCACCATCGACCCCGTGCTCGCGTTCCTGCAGGGCCGTGACTCGACCCTGGCACACCGCATCTGCGGCCGCGCCTTCCTGCCCGAGGGCTCGCGCTTCGCGTCGCTCGAGGTGTACGTGGACGACGACGGCGGCGACCCCCTCGCGTGGGCCTTCGGCGCCCTGGGCCTGCAGGACCGCGCCCGCCACCTCGCCACGCTGTACCTCAACGACCTGGCCGACGTGCTGCGCGACGCGGTGGACCCGCGCTTCGAGTTCGTGCGCTACGCCGAGTCGCTGGCACAGAGCCAGCCCACGTTCGACCCGCTCGCCGAAGCGCTGGCCGCGCCGCTGAACCTCGTCGACCGCACGTTGCACGACCTCACGCTCGACGCGGTGCGCCGCCACCAGCCGCGGCTGGTGCTGGTGTCCGTGCCGTTCCCGGGCGCCGTGTACGCGGCCTTCCGCATCGCCCAGGCCATCAAGGCGGTCGACCCGACCATCGTCACGGCGCTCGGCGGCGGCTTCGTCAACACCGAGCTGCGCGAGCTGTCGGACCCGCGCGTGTTCGACCACTTCGACTTCGTCACGCTCGACGCGGGCGAGCGCCCGCTGCTCGCGCTGCTGGACCACCTCGCCGGCAAACGCTCCGCGCAGCGCCTCGTGCGCACCTTCCACCGGCCTGCCGGCCAGGACGCGGTGAAGTTCTCCGACATGGGCGAACCCGACGTGGCCTTCGCCGAGGTGGGCACGCCCACGTGGGACGGCCTGCCGCTCGACCGCTACCTGTCGCTGCTGGACATGCTGAACCCGATGCACCGGCTGTGGTCCGACGGGCGATGGAACAAGCTCACCGTCGCCCACGGCTGCTACTGGAAGAAGTGCAGCTTCTGCGATGTCAGCCTCGACTACATCTCGCGCTACGACGGTGCGTCGGCCGAGACGCTCGTCGACCGCATCGAGGCCATCGTTGCCGAGACAGGCCAGACCGGTTTCCACTTCGTCGACGAGGCCGCGCCGCCGAAGGCGCTCAAGGCACTGGCCGCCGAGATCCAGAAGCGCGGCACGTCCATCTCGTGGTGGGGCAACATCCGCTTCGAGAAGACCTTCAGCCCCGAGCTGTGCCTGCAGCTCGCCGACAGCGGCTGCATCGCGATCTCGGGCGGGCTCGAGGTGGCGTCCGACCGGCTGCTGAACCTGATGAAGAAGGGCGTGTCGGTGGAACAGGTGGCGCGGGTCACGCGCGCGTTCTCGGACGCCGGCATCCTCGTGCACGCGTACCTGATGTACGGCTTCCCCACCCAGACCGTGCAGGACACCGTGGACGCGCTGGAGTACGTGCGCCAGCTCTTCGAGAACGGCTGCATCCAGAGCGGCTTCTTCCACCGCTTCGCGTGCACCGTGCATTCACCGGTGGGGCAAGACCCGGCCGCGTATGGCGTGACGCTGGAGCCGCTGCCGCCGGTGTCGTTCGCGAAGAACGACGTGGGCTTCCACGATCCGACCGGCGTCGACCACGACCAGCTGGGTTTTGCGCTGAAGAAGGCGCTCTACAACTACATGCACGGCATCGGGCTCGAAGAGGACGTGCGGTCGTGGTTCACGCAGCATGTGCCGAAGACCACGGTGAATCGGCATCGGATTGCGCGGGCGCTCGCGACGCGGGGCTGA
- a CDS encoding acyclic terpene utilization AtuA family protein, producing the protein MVDGQGQVLRVGCAAGFSGDRTDAAGPVVEALAAAGGPAVLIFETLAERTLALAQLARRQDPDAGYEPLLDDLLRPVLARCLAANIRIVSNFGAANPEGAARRIARLAAELGARPPRIAVVRGDDLSGRLDTLGDVARGLEVVSANAYIGAEAIADALSAGADVVVCGRVADPSLVVGPALAHFGWARDDWDRLARATMAGHLLECGAQVTGGYYADPGLKDVPGLARLGYPIAEIDADGHCTITKPAGTGGLIDAHTVKEQLLYEVHDPHAYVTPDVVADLGEAVVTELGPDRVRLTGVRGHPRPADLKVNVCHANGWLAEGEISYAGARAEARARLAGRVLRERLPALSLRLDLIGVTSVFADDAGRDLADRIPGDGHDVRLRAAASHPDRATAERLNREVTALYTTGPAGGGGVRTSLRARLGTVSCLVPREQVPIAWSFSE; encoded by the coding sequence ATGGTGGATGGACAGGGACAGGTGTTGAGGGTGGGCTGCGCGGCCGGGTTCTCCGGCGACCGCACGGACGCGGCCGGCCCGGTGGTCGAGGCCCTGGCGGCCGCGGGCGGCCCGGCCGTGCTGATCTTCGAGACGCTGGCCGAACGGACGCTGGCCCTCGCGCAGCTGGCCCGCCGCCAGGACCCCGACGCCGGCTACGAGCCCCTGCTGGACGACCTGTTGCGGCCCGTGCTGGCCCGGTGCCTCGCAGCGAACATCCGCATCGTCAGCAACTTCGGCGCGGCCAACCCCGAGGGCGCCGCGCGCCGCATCGCCCGGCTGGCGGCCGAACTGGGCGCCCGGCCGCCTCGCATCGCCGTGGTCCGGGGTGACGACCTGAGCGGCCGCCTGGACACGCTCGGCGACGTTGCCCGGGGCCTCGAGGTCGTCAGCGCCAACGCCTACATCGGCGCCGAGGCCATCGCCGACGCGCTCTCGGCCGGGGCCGACGTGGTGGTGTGCGGCCGCGTGGCCGACCCGTCGCTGGTCGTGGGTCCCGCCCTCGCCCACTTCGGCTGGGCGCGCGACGACTGGGACCGCCTGGCCCGCGCCACGATGGCCGGCCACCTGCTCGAATGCGGCGCCCAGGTCACCGGCGGCTACTACGCCGACCCGGGCCTGAAGGACGTGCCGGGCCTCGCGCGGCTGGGCTACCCCATCGCCGAGATCGACGCCGACGGGCACTGCACGATCACCAAGCCCGCCGGCACCGGCGGACTGATCGACGCCCACACCGTCAAGGAGCAGCTGCTCTACGAGGTGCACGACCCGCACGCCTACGTCACGCCCGACGTGGTGGCCGACCTGGGCGAGGCCGTGGTCACCGAACTCGGCCCCGACCGCGTGCGCCTCACCGGCGTGCGCGGCCACCCGCGCCCGGCCGACCTGAAGGTCAACGTGTGCCACGCCAACGGCTGGCTGGCCGAGGGCGAGATCTCGTACGCGGGCGCCCGCGCCGAGGCCCGCGCCCGCCTGGCCGGCCGGGTGCTGCGCGAACGCCTGCCCGCGCTGTCGCTGCGCCTGGACCTGATCGGTGTCACCAGCGTGTTCGCCGACGACGCGGGCCGCGACCTCGCCGACCGCATTCCCGGAGACGGCCACGACGTGCGCCTGCGCGCCGCGGCGAGCCACCCCGACCGGGCGACGGCCGAGCGGCTGAACCGCGAGGTGACCGCGCTCTACACCACCGGCCCGGCCGGCGGCGGCGGCGTGCGCACGAGCCTGCGGGCGCGCCTGGGGACCGTGTCGTGCCTCGTGCCGCGCGAGCAGGTGCCCATCGCCTGGAGCTTCTCCGAATGA
- a CDS encoding AtuA-related protein: MNAPSFIHVPLHRAAHGRTGDKGNRSNISVIAWSPALWDTLVAQVTEDAVADLFRHRRPTKVTRHLLPNLHAMNFVLDDVLDGGVNDSLNLDSHGKALSFLLLDLPLSISPDLAGHLRGPSDTFPGDLP, translated from the coding sequence ATGAACGCCCCTTCCTTCATCCACGTGCCGCTGCACCGCGCCGCCCACGGCCGCACCGGCGACAAGGGCAACCGCTCCAACATCAGCGTGATCGCCTGGTCGCCCGCGCTGTGGGACACCCTCGTCGCCCAGGTCACCGAGGACGCCGTGGCCGACCTGTTCCGCCACCGCCGCCCCACGAAGGTCACCCGCCACCTGCTGCCGAACCTGCACGCGATGAACTTCGTGCTGGACGACGTGCTGGATGGCGGCGTCAACGATTCGCTCAACCTCGACAGCCACGGCAAGGCCCTCTCCTTCCTGCTGCTCGACCTGCCCCTCTCGATTTCACCCGACCTGGCCGGACACCTGCGGGGTCCGTCCGACACCTTCCCTGGAGACCTCCCATGA
- a CDS encoding Bug family tripartite tricarboxylate transporter substrate binding protein — MTAPTRFDMPRRRTLAALAIASLGTMGAGTVLAQAYPAKPINFVVPFAAGSATDMLARALGQSVSQEGHQPVVVDNRAGANGMLAAQFVARSPADGYTVLIATNTTQAANQHLFKKMPYDPVKDFVPVTGLGKGGQVLVVRADAPYKTVAELVAAAKKAPGKLTFGGGSGSSRMAVELFKQMTGTDILHVPYKSNPNAVTDLIGGQIDLMITDTATGVPHVKGGKLRALGVSTSKRLAMLPDVPTISEAGVKGYEFTYWFAAYVPAHTPAPVVAHLQELLVHATKGPGALGFYESTGGDAWTTSTDELAKFQAAEAVKWGQIIKAAGVEPE, encoded by the coding sequence ATGACCGCCCCCACCCGGTTCGACATGCCCCGGCGCCGGACCCTCGCCGCCCTCGCCATCGCCTCCCTCGGCACGATGGGCGCGGGGACCGTCCTGGCCCAGGCGTACCCGGCCAAGCCCATCAACTTCGTCGTGCCGTTCGCGGCCGGCAGCGCCACCGACATGCTGGCCCGCGCGCTCGGCCAGTCCGTGAGCCAGGAGGGCCACCAGCCGGTGGTGGTGGACAACCGCGCCGGCGCCAACGGCATGCTGGCGGCCCAGTTCGTCGCGCGCTCGCCGGCCGACGGCTACACCGTGCTGATCGCCACGAACACCACGCAGGCCGCGAACCAGCACCTCTTCAAGAAGATGCCGTACGACCCGGTGAAGGACTTCGTGCCCGTCACCGGCCTCGGCAAGGGCGGCCAGGTGCTCGTGGTGCGCGCCGACGCGCCGTACAAGACGGTCGCCGAACTCGTCGCGGCCGCGAAGAAGGCCCCGGGCAAGCTGACCTTCGGCGGCGGCAGCGGGTCGAGCCGCATGGCCGTCGAGCTGTTCAAGCAGATGACCGGCACCGACATCCTGCACGTGCCCTACAAGAGCAACCCGAACGCGGTCACCGACCTGATCGGCGGCCAGATCGACCTGATGATCACCGACACCGCCACCGGCGTGCCCCACGTCAAGGGCGGCAAGCTGCGTGCGCTCGGCGTGTCGACGTCGAAGCGCCTGGCGATGCTGCCGGACGTGCCCACCATCTCGGAAGCCGGCGTGAAGGGCTACGAGTTCACCTACTGGTTCGCCGCATACGTGCCGGCCCACACCCCGGCGCCGGTCGTGGCCCACCTGCAGGAGCTGCTGGTGCACGCGACCAAGGGCCCGGGCGCCCTGGGCTTCTACGAGAGCACCGGTGGCGACGCGTGGACCACGTCGACCGACGAACTCGCGAAGTTCCAGGCCGCCGAGGCGGTGAAGTGGGGACAGATCATCAAGGCCGCGGGCGTCGAGCCGGAGTGA
- a CDS encoding membrane-bound PQQ-dependent dehydrogenase, glucose/quinate/shikimate family: MTASPTARLPYRPIGGAITALLGLMLLGGGAWLVRLGGSWFYVAAGAVLVIEGVLLALGRRFVLTVHALLLAATMVWAVWEAGLDWWPIAARADVFVLMAVWLLLPWPKADGQPLGRGPLAAVLLVSVAVAAASWAFDPHDVAGDLPPRDLPAAASPVPDGEWHAYGRTAAGQRHSPLRAITPDNVARLKPAWTYRTGDVRGQPGDPVETTFEVTPLKVGNRLFLCTPHQSVIALDATTGAELWRHDPKVQGELALQHLTCRGVSFHAGPSPVPGDTCLNKLFMPTSDARLVALDPETGQPCPAFGGGKGQIDLWANMPNVNPGSYYSTSPVVVTKRLVVVGGTVLDNVSTKEASGVIRAFDVDTGALVWNWDSGNPDATTPIGADQQYTPNSPNSWSISSVDEALGLVYVPMGNQPPDQWGGKRSPSAEKFSSSVVALDLATGQVKWHFQTVHHDLWDYDVPAQPTLVDLTIGGQNVPALVQPTKQGELYVLDRRTGQPLLPVTERPAPQGAAEGDHTAATQPVSALSFDPPPLTPRSMWGATLFDQLACRINFHQLRYEGRYTPPSTGGTLVYPGNFGVFNWGGIAVDPVRQVAFTTPTYLAFVSTLIPRADATTTYVQGKEAPHGMLPKLNENFGAPFAVKLHPFTSPLGIPCQAPPWGYVAGADLTTGRIAWRHRNGTVRDITPLPLPFRMGVPNIGGPIVTAGGVAFLTGTIDDYVRAYDVTSGRQLWEHRLPAGGQATPMTYQGEDGRQYLLVIAGGHGSLGTKAGDHVIAYALPK; this comes from the coding sequence ATGACCGCGTCGCCCACTGCTCGCCTTCCGTACCGCCCCATCGGCGGCGCCATCACCGCGCTGCTGGGGCTGATGCTCCTCGGGGGCGGCGCCTGGCTCGTCCGGCTCGGCGGCTCGTGGTTCTACGTCGCGGCCGGCGCCGTGCTGGTGATCGAGGGCGTGCTGCTCGCGCTCGGCCGGCGCTTCGTGCTGACGGTGCATGCGCTGCTGCTCGCCGCCACGATGGTCTGGGCGGTGTGGGAAGCGGGCCTCGACTGGTGGCCCATCGCCGCCCGCGCCGACGTGTTCGTGCTGATGGCCGTGTGGCTGCTGCTGCCCTGGCCGAAGGCGGACGGCCAGCCGCTCGGACGGGGGCCGCTCGCCGCGGTGCTGCTGGTCTCGGTGGCCGTCGCCGCCGCGTCGTGGGCGTTCGATCCGCACGACGTCGCGGGCGACCTCCCCCCGCGCGACCTGCCGGCCGCCGCGTCGCCCGTGCCCGACGGCGAATGGCACGCCTACGGCCGCACCGCCGCCGGCCAGCGGCATTCGCCGCTGCGCGCGATCACCCCCGACAACGTCGCCCGCCTGAAGCCCGCGTGGACCTACCGCACCGGCGACGTCCGCGGCCAGCCCGGCGATCCGGTGGAGACCACCTTCGAGGTCACGCCGCTGAAGGTCGGCAACCGGCTGTTCCTCTGCACGCCGCACCAGTCGGTGATCGCACTCGACGCCACCACCGGCGCCGAGCTGTGGCGCCACGACCCCAAGGTCCAGGGTGAACTCGCCCTGCAGCACCTGACCTGCCGCGGGGTCTCCTTCCACGCCGGACCGTCCCCCGTGCCCGGCGACACCTGCCTGAACAAGCTGTTCATGCCCACGTCCGACGCCCGCCTCGTGGCGCTGGACCCCGAGACCGGCCAGCCCTGCCCCGCGTTCGGCGGCGGCAAGGGCCAGATCGACCTGTGGGCCAACATGCCCAACGTGAACCCGGGCTCGTACTACTCGACGTCGCCGGTGGTCGTGACGAAACGCCTCGTCGTCGTGGGCGGCACGGTGCTCGACAACGTGTCCACGAAGGAAGCCTCCGGCGTGATCCGGGCCTTCGACGTCGACACCGGCGCGCTCGTGTGGAACTGGGACTCGGGCAACCCGGACGCCACCACGCCGATCGGGGCGGACCAGCAGTACACACCCAACTCGCCGAACAGCTGGTCCATCTCGAGCGTCGACGAGGCCCTCGGCCTGGTCTACGTGCCGATGGGCAACCAGCCGCCCGACCAGTGGGGCGGAAAACGCAGCCCGTCCGCCGAGAAGTTCTCGTCGTCCGTGGTGGCGCTGGACCTCGCCACCGGCCAGGTGAAGTGGCACTTCCAGACCGTGCACCACGACCTGTGGGACTACGACGTGCCGGCCCAGCCCACGCTCGTCGACCTGACCATCGGCGGCCAGAACGTGCCCGCCCTGGTGCAGCCCACGAAACAGGGCGAGCTGTACGTGCTCGACCGGCGCACCGGCCAGCCGCTGCTGCCCGTCACCGAGCGGCCCGCCCCGCAGGGCGCGGCCGAGGGCGACCACACGGCGGCCACCCAGCCCGTTTCGGCGCTGTCGTTCGACCCGCCGCCGCTCACGCCGCGGTCGATGTGGGGCGCCACCCTGTTCGACCAGCTCGCGTGCCGCATCAACTTCCACCAGCTGCGCTACGAGGGCCGCTACACCCCGCCGTCCACCGGCGGCACGCTGGTCTACCCGGGCAACTTCGGCGTCTTCAACTGGGGCGGCATCGCGGTCGACCCGGTGCGCCAGGTGGCCTTCACCACGCCCACCTACCTCGCCTTCGTCTCGACGCTGATCCCGCGGGCCGATGCCACCACCACCTACGTCCAGGGCAAGGAGGCGCCCCACGGCATGCTGCCGAAGCTCAACGAGAACTTCGGCGCGCCGTTCGCGGTGAAGCTGCACCCGTTCACGTCACCGCTGGGCATCCCCTGCCAGGCGCCGCCGTGGGGCTACGTGGCCGGCGCCGACCTCACCACGGGGCGCATCGCCTGGCGCCACCGCAACGGCACGGTGCGCGACATCACGCCACTGCCGCTGCCGTTCCGCATGGGGGTGCCGAACATCGGCGGCCCCATCGTCACCGCGGGCGGCGTGGCGTTCCTGACCGGCACCATCGACGACTACGTGCGGGCCTACGACGTGACCTCCGGCCGCCAGCTGTGGGAACACCGCCTGCCCGCCGGCGGCCAGGCCACGCCCATGACCTACCAGGGTGAGGACGGCCGGCAATACCTGCTGGTGATCGCCGGCGGGCACGGCTCGCTGGGCACCAAGGCGGGCGACCACGTGATCGCCTACGCCCTCCCGAAATAG
- a CDS encoding DsbA family oxidoreductase — translation MKIDFVSDVSCPWCAIGLRNLETALERIGPDLKVDLHFQPFELNPNMGPEGQDIAEHLGEKYGLSPEQLAQNSENIRARGESVGFTFSMGARRRIYNTFDAHRLLHWAEGEGRQHELKQALFKAYFTDGQDPSDTALLVGVAGEVGLDAARAQQVLDSGEFADEVRQQERFYQQQGIHAVPAVIIDDRHLIQGGQPAEVFEQALRQIAAAKD, via the coding sequence ATGAAGATCGATTTCGTCTCCGACGTCTCCTGCCCCTGGTGCGCCATCGGGCTGCGCAACCTCGAAACCGCCCTGGAGCGCATCGGGCCCGACCTGAAGGTCGACCTGCACTTCCAGCCGTTCGAGCTGAACCCGAACATGGGCCCCGAAGGCCAGGACATCGCCGAACACCTGGGCGAGAAGTACGGCCTGTCGCCGGAGCAGCTCGCGCAGAACAGCGAGAACATCCGCGCCCGGGGCGAGTCCGTCGGGTTCACGTTCAGCATGGGCGCGCGCCGCCGCATCTACAACACCTTCGACGCCCACCGCCTGTTGCACTGGGCCGAGGGCGAAGGCCGCCAGCACGAACTGAAGCAGGCGCTCTTCAAGGCCTACTTCACCGACGGCCAGGACCCGAGCGACACCGCACTGCTCGTGGGCGTGGCCGGTGAAGTGGGCCTGGACGCGGCCCGTGCGCAGCAGGTGCTGGACAGCGGCGAGTTCGCCGACGAGGTGCGCCAGCAGGAACGCTTCTACCAGCAGCAGGGCATCCATGCGGTGCCGGCGGTGATCATCGACGACCGGCACCTGATCCAGGGTGGGCAGCCCGCCGAGGTGTTCGAGCAGGCGCTGCGGCAGATCGCTGCCGCCAAGGACTGA
- a CDS encoding LTA synthase family protein, whose protein sequence is MRALRPGLRLALAMAAVLWVAGTLARLAFAFAFAPAATTASGLLEALVLGARYDLRIALLSVLPLWVLTLLPWVSRRIRPPRGEVTWRVLWLVACFVWLLAGVFDAGHFAYLGQRLSGMLLYLAADPREGAGMVWQSYPVGWITLGVAVALLVLDAVFRGLWSRAAAPARAPRARWPAVGGEVLVVLLALLAVHGRFSQYPLRWSDAVELSDPFGRQLALNPLQNLADTWAFRTQHLDEAGMRPDADTIRRFVGLPPLAASEPVSFLRSVPPKGGPVPNVVVVLLESFAGHKVGALGSPAGATPAFDALAAEGVLFTRMMSAHGHTARGVFATLTGIPDVSLQSTASRNPAATRQQVIANEFKDHEKFYFIGGSTSWANVRGLLTASIDGLEIYEQGRLASPSEDVWGVSDRNLLREANEVFRTRKQPFFAVVQTSGNHRPYTIPAADRAEFKPAPRSAEALKAQGFISVEEYEAFAYLDWCIGRFMADARKEPYFANTIFAFVGDHGIIGPTGSHLPKSWHDLAITQGHTPFLVVAPGRVSPRRIDHWAQQVDVMPTLASLAGIGYRNTTLGRDLLDPAFDDARVAFTFQFGGPGQAGVLVGDRFLVDRPPLAVFDIQAADPSVDRVASSDEETVRRVREWGSFPRAYANAALYLQTHNRRLDGR, encoded by the coding sequence ATGCGCGCGCTGCGACCCGGGCTGCGCCTGGCCCTGGCGATGGCCGCGGTGCTGTGGGTGGCCGGCACGCTCGCGCGCCTGGCCTTCGCGTTCGCCTTCGCACCCGCCGCCACAACCGCCTCCGGCCTGCTCGAAGCCCTCGTGCTCGGGGCACGCTACGACCTGCGCATCGCCCTGCTGTCGGTGCTGCCGCTGTGGGTGCTGACGCTGCTGCCGTGGGTGAGCCGGCGGATTCGGCCGCCGCGGGGCGAGGTGACGTGGCGCGTGCTGTGGCTCGTGGCCTGCTTCGTGTGGTTGCTGGCGGGCGTGTTCGACGCCGGGCACTTCGCCTACCTCGGCCAGCGGCTCTCCGGGATGCTGCTGTACCTCGCCGCGGACCCGCGCGAAGGCGCGGGCATGGTGTGGCAGTCGTACCCGGTGGGGTGGATCACCCTGGGCGTGGCCGTGGCCCTGCTGGTGCTCGATGCCGTCTTCCGGGGGTTGTGGTCGCGCGCCGCCGCGCCCGCCCGCGCGCCGCGGGCCCGCTGGCCGGCCGTGGGCGGCGAGGTGCTGGTCGTGCTGCTCGCGCTGCTGGCGGTGCACGGTCGCTTCTCTCAGTACCCGCTGCGCTGGAGCGATGCCGTCGAACTCTCGGACCCCTTCGGGCGGCAGCTCGCGCTGAACCCGCTGCAGAACCTCGCCGACACCTGGGCCTTCCGCACGCAGCACCTCGACGAGGCCGGCATGCGGCCCGACGCCGACACGATCCGCCGCTTCGTGGGCCTGCCGCCGCTCGCGGCCAGCGAGCCCGTGTCCTTCCTGCGTTCGGTGCCGCCGAAGGGCGGGCCGGTGCCGAACGTCGTGGTGGTGCTGCTCGAATCGTTCGCGGGCCACAAGGTGGGGGCGCTGGGCAGCCCGGCGGGCGCGACCCCGGCGTTCGACGCGCTGGCGGCCGAAGGGGTGCTGTTCACGCGGATGATGAGCGCCCACGGCCACACGGCGCGCGGCGTGTTCGCCACGCTCACGGGGATCCCGGACGTGTCACTGCAGTCCACCGCGTCGCGCAACCCGGCGGCCACGCGGCAGCAGGTCATCGCGAACGAGTTCAAGGACCACGAGAAGTTCTACTTCATCGGCGGCAGCACGTCGTGGGCGAACGTGCGCGGGCTGCTGACGGCCAGCATCGACGGTCTCGAGATCTACGAACAGGGGCGCCTGGCCTCACCGTCCGAGGACGTGTGGGGCGTGTCCGACCGCAACCTGCTGCGCGAGGCCAACGAGGTCTTCCGCACGCGGAAGCAGCCGTTCTTCGCGGTGGTGCAGACGAGCGGCAACCACCGGCCGTACACCATCCCCGCGGCCGACCGCGCCGAGTTCAAGCCGGCGCCGCGTTCGGCCGAGGCACTGAAGGCGCAGGGGTTCATCTCGGTGGAAGAGTACGAGGCCTTCGCGTACCTCGACTGGTGCATCGGCCGGTTCATGGCCGACGCCCGCAAGGAACCGTACTTCGCGAACACGATCTTCGCGTTCGTGGGCGACCACGGCATCATCGGACCCACGGGGTCGCACCTGCCGAAATCGTGGCACGACCTCGCGATCACGCAGGGCCACACGCCGTTCCTCGTGGTGGCGCCGGGCCGCGTGTCGCCGCGGCGGATCGACCACTGGGCGCAGCAGGTGGACGTGATGCCCACGCTCGCCTCGCTCGCCGGCATCGGCTACCGCAACACCACGCTGGGCCGCGACCTGCTCGACCCGGCGTTCGACGACGCTCGCGTGGCCTTCACGTTCCAGTTCGGCGGGCCGGGGCAGGCCGGGGTGCTGGTGGGGGACCGCTTCCTCGTGGACCGGCCGCCGCTGGCCGTGTTCGACATCCAGGCGGCGGATCCGTCGGTGGACCGGGTGGCGTCGTCCGACGAGGAGACGGTGCGGCGGGTGCGGGAGTGGGGGAGTTTCCCGCGGGCCTACGCGAATGCGGCGTTGTACCTGCAGACGCACAACCGGCGGTTGGACGGCCGCTAG
- a CDS encoding sialidase family protein produces MAAIGAEASRWGREAASAAPTPPAVRTLGQEQVVLTPRSAARIEMPRGVPAAHASALAALPGDDLLAFWWAGERESGADVKVYVARWDDGRWSAPRPVVDRDTLGDALGFAVRRIGNPSAWVAPDGRVHLYVVATGLGGWAASRIVHLVSADEGRSFDVQRVLPMSPLFNTSALVRTSPVGAADGGWLLPAYFELGNKYPMLVSFDEDGDPRWITRIGSLTTALQPALVAVSGREMRALMRDHGDDRRLQQAVSRDGGESWEDLPASGLANHDSSVAALRLRDGGFVMLHNEQIDTAASPRQWLRLSVSADAASWAPGVDVLKGLPGDEFSYPSVQQVGRELHVTYTFQRQAIAHHVYDISYARTER; encoded by the coding sequence ATGGCAGCGATCGGCGCCGAGGCGTCGCGGTGGGGCCGTGAAGCGGCCTCCGCAGCGCCGACGCCGCCCGCCGTCCGGACCCTGGGCCAGGAGCAGGTGGTGCTGACCCCGCGCTCCGCGGCCCGCATCGAGATGCCCCGCGGCGTGCCCGCCGCCCACGCGAGCGCGCTGGCCGCGCTGCCCGGCGACGACCTGCTCGCCTTCTGGTGGGCCGGGGAACGCGAGAGCGGCGCCGACGTCAAGGTCTACGTGGCCCGCTGGGACGACGGCCGCTGGAGCGCGCCGCGCCCGGTCGTCGACCGCGACACCCTGGGCGACGCCCTCGGCTTCGCCGTGCGCCGCATCGGCAACCCGTCCGCCTGGGTCGCGCCCGACGGCCGTGTGCACCTCTACGTCGTCGCCACGGGCCTCGGCGGCTGGGCCGCCTCGCGCATCGTGCACCTCGTGTCGGCCGACGAAGGACGTTCCTTCGACGTGCAGCGCGTGCTGCCGATGTCGCCCCTCTTCAACACGAGCGCGCTGGTGCGCACGTCGCCGGTCGGCGCCGCCGACGGCGGGTGGCTGCTGCCGGCCTACTTCGAACTGGGCAACAAGTACCCGATGCTGGTGTCGTTCGACGAGGACGGCGACCCGCGGTGGATCACGCGCATCGGCTCGCTCACGACGGCGCTGCAGCCGGCCCTCGTGGCGGTGTCGGGCCGCGAGATGCGGGCGCTGATGCGTGACCACGGCGACGACCGCCGCCTGCAGCAGGCGGTCAGCCGCGACGGCGGCGAAAGCTGGGAGGACCTGCCGGCCTCGGGCCTCGCGAACCACGACAGCTCGGTGGCCGCGCTGCGGCTGCGCGACGGCGGCTTCGTGATGCTGCACAACGAGCAGATCGACACCGCCGCGTCGCCGCGGCAGTGGCTTCGCCTCTCGGTCTCGGCGGACGCGGCCAGCTGGGCGCCCGGCGTCGACGTGCTCAAGGGCCTGCCGGGCGACGAGTTCTCGTACCCGAGCGTGCAGCAGGTCGGCCGCGAACTCCACGTGACCTACACCTTCCAGCGCCAGGCGATCGCGCACCACGTCTACGACATCTCCTACGCGAGGACCGAGCGTTGA